DNA from Sulfurimonas gotlandica GD1:
GCAAAAGTTAGTGTTAGTGATTCTGCATGGCCACGAAGAGTAGGAACACGAACACAAGTTGCACTAAGAGGAATCTTTTTATGCATAATCTTAGTCGTCTCATTTACCATTTTCATCTCTTCTTTTGTGTACCCATTTTCCATAAAAACATCAATCTGAGGTATTACATTTAGAGCTATTTGATGAGGGAAAGCTTTGTGCTTAGAATCACTTAGTTTAAATGCAAAAAAGTCTTGCATCTGAGTAACTAACTCTTCCATAGCAACTTTTCCACCACCAGAAGTTGCTTGATATGTGCTTGCATCTACTCTTAGAAGGTTATATGCTTCATCAAGTGGTTTTAGTACTTGAACCATTTGAATAGTTGAACAGTTCGGATTAGCGATTATCCCTGTGTCTTTCCATTTAGCAATATCTTCAGGGTTGACTTCTGGAACTACTAGAGGAACATTTGCATCCATTCTAAAGTGAGAAGTGTTGTCAATAACAACTGCACCTGCTTTTACAGCGTCCGGAGCAAATTCTGCACTAACACTTCCGCCAGCTGAAAAAAGTGCTATATCTATCTCTTCATCTTTAAAAACATCGTTAGTCAACTCTTTGATAACAACTTCTCTACCATTAAATAGAACTGTGTTACCCGCACTTCTCTCACTTGCTAGTGGAACGAGTTTGTTAAGTGGAAAATCTATCTCTTGTAAAATTGTTAAAATCTCTTCTCCAACCGCTCCGTTTGCTCCAACTACTGCTACATTATATTTTCTAGACATATTTTCTCCTATTTAGTTTATTTTATTTTGTAAAAAAAGTTCTTCAGCGGTTATCTCTTGGCCTTCACTAAGGATAACTGCTCTCTCAACAACAGAGATAAGCTCTCTGATATTACCTGGCCAGTTGTATGCCAAAAGCTGCTCTTGTGCATCTTGGCTAAATGTTTTTAAATCAAAACCGTATTTCTTACAGTTTATCTCTGTCATAGCATCTGCTATTTGTAAAATCTCATCTTTTCTATCTTTTAAAGGAGGGATTCTAATAGGTATAGTATTTAAACGATAGTACAAATCCTCTCTAAACTCTCCATCTTTTATCTTGTCACCTAAGTTTGCATTTGTCGCAGATACAATACGAATATCTATCTTAATGCTTTTTGCTGAGCCAAGACGTCTTACTTCTTTTTCTTGAATAGCACGAAGAAGTTTCGCTTGAACACCATAAGGCATCTCAGCAATTTCATCCAAGAAAAGTGTCCCGCCGTTTGCTAGTTCAAACTGACCGGCTTTAGCTTCCCCAGCATCTGTGAAGGCACCTTTTTCAAATCCAAATAGTTCACTCTCTATGAGGTTCTCAGGAATCGCCGCCATGTTGATAGCAATGAATGGCTTTTTAGCTCTTGGAGAGTTATTGTGAATATAAGAAGCAAAAACTTCTTTACCTACACCACTCTGACCAAGTAAAAGAATACTAGCATCTGTTTTGCACGCTTTGTTTGCTATATTTATAACACCTTCAAGAGCTTTAGAAGTTCCTAAAAATCCATTTGTATTTGTGCTTGTTTTCGTCTTTGGAACAGACTTTTGCACTTTTTGTATCTGGTCTTCTCTTCTAATAGCAGCGACTAAAGTGTCAACATCAAAAGGCTTTAGCAAGAAGTCTTTCACCCCAAGTTGAATAGACTCTATAGCACGAGTAAGAGTAGCATTACCTGTCATGATAATAACTTCATACTTACCGTTTAACTCTTTTACAAACTCAATACCGTCCATTTTTGGCATATTGATATCTGTAATAATAAGGTCAAAAGAAGCATCTAGCTTTTTAAGAGCGTCTACTGCATTTTTGAATGTGATTATTTCAAACTCTTCATAATCGCTCATGGCGATTTCAAGAGATTTTCTCATATTGATATCGTCTTCAACTATTGCAATTTTCACTAAATGCGCCCTTATTTTAAAGGTGCAATTCTAGCAGAATTATCATTAAAATCGACTTTGAAGCATGTGGTCTTTAGTGTGAGGATAGTTATGGACCTGTTTTGATAATTTGTAGTGCTTTCATTATGCTCTACATGAAGTCCAAGTTTGTGTATATAGTCTATAAATTCTTGAGAGTTTTTTGATATTGTTTGTTTTAAATCATTATCACCGTAACTTGTAAGTATGATGGCTTTCTCTGGTTCTCCACTGCATTTTTTCATAGAGTTGGAGATGTGAAGTGTTTCGTTGTAGAGAGTGGCATCTTTTACCATGTACCGATAAGAGATAAGAAACTCTTTAGCATCCACAGATGCAAAAGAGCTAAGTATTATTAGTGAGCAAATTGCGCGTGTGATAGAACTATTTCCATCTCTACTTCGCATAGACCCTCTTTAAAAGTTGTCTCAACTACGTTTGCATTTCTTACCATTGCTTGTACAGAAGTGCGGACAGTTGATCTTTTAACCATCATATTTTTGATTAAGTCTTGACCGTCAATACGAACGCCTTTTACTTTCTCAGCTATAAGTCTGTAAGCATCTGCCGTTGCAGCTCTTTTAGCAAGTGCATAAGCTTGAGCAGGAGATGAAGTGTCCATAGGTGCTACACCTTGACCAGTAACACTAATAAGAACGTCTGAACCTTCGCTTAAAGTTTCTTCAGCTTCTTTGACAGGTTTCTTCGATGTTTTCATATTAGCCATATCTGACTCAATAGAAGCTAATTTTTCTTCAACTGAAGTTACTTTAGTGTCGATTCCTGATACTTGAGTCTCTACACTAGATACTTTTGTATCGATTCCTGACACCTGTGTCTCAAGAGAATTTATTTTATCAAAATTCCCTATTGTTTGAGGTGCTGAAGGTGTCTGAGCTACTAATGAAGAAGCACTTAAAAATGCCGCTAAAAGTAGAGAATATTTCATGGTGTATCCCTTTATTTAGGCACTGAAAAATGTGCCTTTGATTTAATGTGTATTAAAAAGCAAATACTATTCCACTTCTAGTATTGTAGGTGGAATCAGCTCATCATCTTCATCATCATCTATGGGTTGTTTAGGACAGCGAGATACATTTGCAACATCATCACCTTTTACAATATAAACACCAGAAGTATTTCTACTTGATTTTGAGATAGTCTGCATATCTACTCTAATCATTTTACCAGCTTTTGTAAGAGCCATCATATCCATAGATTCATCTACCATTAGACAACCAACAACATATTTACCAGTTTTAGAAGTCATCTTCATTGCGATAACACCAGAACCACCACGATTAGTTAAGCGGTATTCACCTGCATCTGTACGTTTTCCGATACCTTTTTCTGCAACTATAAGAATTTCTTGCTCATCATTTGCAATGATGTTAGCGTCAATTACTTCATCTTCAGGATGCTTAAATTTGATACCTCTAACACCACGAGTGCTACGACCTTGCTCACGAGTTTTTTCAATATCAAATTTAATACACTGTGCTAATTTAGTCATAATGAATAAGTATTTAATAGATTGATCAGCAATTTTTGCAGTAATTAGTGCATCATCCTCATCAAGTACAATCGCTCTTACGCCATTACTTCTAATGTTTGAGAATTCACTTAGATTAGTACGTTTTACAACACCTTTTTGTGTAAAGAATACTAAACCTTTATCTTCACTAAAGTCAGTAGTTGGAATGATTGAACGTATTCTCTCATCAGCCATAAGGTTTAGAAGGTTAACAACAGCCTTACCTTTAGCAATTCTGCTTCCTTCAGGAATTTTGTAAACTTTTAACCAGTGCAGTTGACCACGGTCAGTTACAAATAGAAGCGTATCGTGAGTATTACATGTAAAGAATCTTTCAATGAAGTCATCTTCGTAAGTAGTAACGGCAGTTTTGCCTTTACCACCACGTTTTTGCTTTTCATATAAAGTTAATGGAACTCTTTTTATGTAACCTCTATGTGTAATAGTAACAACCATTGGCTCATTAGGTATTAAATCTTCGATATCGATGTCATCATAGTCATCTTCTATCTCTGTTCTTCTCTCATTTGAACCATAAGTATCAAGTACTTCATCAAACTCTTCAGCAATGATAGAGTGTAAAACTTCTTCACTTCTTAGGATTGATTCTAAGTACTCGATAAGTGTCATTAATTCAAGTAATTCGTTCTCAATTTTCTCAATTTCTAAACCTGTTAATCTACCTAGTCTCATCGCAACAATGCTTGCTGCTTGAATATCTGAAAAATCAAATTCACTTACTAAGTTTTCTTTTGCAAGTTCCTCATTCTTTGAAGCTCTAATTACTCTAATTACATCTTCGATAATAGAGATAGCTTTCTTTAAACCTTCTAAGATATGCGCACGTGCTTTTGCTTTTTCAAGATCAAAAATAGTACGACGAATAATAATTGTTTTACGGTGATTTATGAAGTGCTTTAATATTGTTATGATTCCAAAAATTCTTGGTTCTTGGTTTAATATAGATAGCATGATAATACCAAATGTAGTTTGCATACTTGTTTGCTTGAAAAGATTGTTTAGAACGATTTCGCTCATAGCATCTCTTTTTAGCTCTATTACAACTCTCATACCATCACGGTCTGATTCATCACGAACTTCAGAAACACCTTCAATCATCTTGTCTTTAACTAGGTTAGCAATATTTTCAATAAGACGAGCTTTGTTTACTTGGTAAGGAAGTTCATCAATAACGATAACTTCTTTTTTAGATTTTTGTTCAATATGAGTTTTGGCACGAACCTTAATACGACCACGACCAGTCTCATAAGCATCCATAATCCCTTTTTTACCAAAAATGATACCACCAGTTGGGAAGTCAGGTGCTTTTATGAATTCCATTAGTTCTACTAAAGAGATATCTGGATTTGCTAGAAGTGCTTTTAGTCCAGTTAAAATCTCTCTAGGGTTATGCGGAGGAATATTTGTAGCCATACCAACCGCAATTCCTGAAGAGCCATTAATAAGAAGGTTTGGAACACGAGTAGGCATTACGTCCGGCTCTTTAGTTGTGCCGTCGTAGTTGTCAATCATATTTACTGTATTTTTTTCTAAATCTTTTAGCAGTTCACCTGCATACTTAGTCATACGAGCTTCTGTATATCTCATTGCCGCAGCAGAGTCACCATCAACAGAACCAAAGTTTCCTTGACCGTCAACAAGTTGCATACGCATAGAAAAATCTTGAGCCATACGAACAAGTGCATCATAAACAGCAGTATCACCGTGTGGGTGATACTGACCAATAACATCACCAACAATACGAGCAGACTTCTTAAACTTTGCTCCATGAGAAAGGTTTAGTTTATCCATTGCGTATAATATTCTTCTGTGAACCGGCTTTAGTCCATCACGAACATCTGGTAAGGCACGACCTACGATTACACTCATTGAGTAATCAAGGTAACTGTTTTGAAGTGTCTCTTCTATATTTATAGTTTGTATTTCGTCGTTGTTTAGCAAATCGCCCATATAAAACACCTAGCTTTGTAAAATAAAATTCATTTATAATAGCTGATTAACCCTTAATATATTTGGAAAAGTAATTTTTTTTTATAAGAATTTTCATATATGTGAATTTGTGAGACCCTATGAATTAACTGATTAAAAATTAATCAACAATTTGATTAATAGCTTATAGTTAAGATGTATAATTTTTGCATATAAACTATAAGGATAAATAATGAAGAGATTCTATCTTGCTCTATTAGCGTTACCGACATTGGTATTCGCAGAAGATACATTAAGCAGTGGTGATACTGCCTGGATGTTAGTTGCTACGGCTTTTGTAATGTTAATGACACCTGCAGGACTTGCGCTGTTTTACGGTGGACTAACACGAAGTAAAAATGTACTTAATACTATAGGTATGAGTTTAGGTGCTTACGCAGTAGGTACTTTAGTATGGGTTATAGTTGGCTACTCAATCGCGTTTGGTGATGGAGATATTATAGGTACTGGTAAGGTTATGTTATCTGGAATTACATCAAGTTCATTAACTGGTACTATCCCAGAACTTCTGTTTGTTGCATTTCAAGGAACTTTCGCTGCAATAGCTGTAGCAATTGCTAGTGGTTCTATGATAGAGAGAGTTAAATTTTCTACATTTATGATATTTGCAGCTTTATGGATTGTTGCTGTTTATGCACCTGTAACACACTGGGCATGGGGAGGTGGTACGACACTTAACTTTGGTGAGATGGACTTTGCCGGTGGTACAGTTGTTCACTTAAATGCTGGTGTTGCCGGTTTTGTTGTTGCAATGATTCTTGGACGTAGAAAAGATTACGGTAAAGCTGCAATCAAACCTTTTTCTCCTGTATTAGTAGTACTTGGTGCTGCTCTTCTATGGTTCGGTTGGTTCGGTTTCAATGCTGGTTCTGAAGTTGCTGCTGATGGTACTGCTGCATCTGCGTTTCTTGTAACAAATGTTGCTGCATCTCTTGGTGTTATCGGTTGGATAGCTGTTGAGTGGTTAGTATACAAAAAAGCTACTTTAGTTGGTGGTGCTTCTGGTGCTGTTGCAGGTCTTGTTGCTATTACTCCTGCGTCTGGTTCTGCTGGTGTTGAAGGTGCAATTATTATCGGTCTGATTGGTGGTGCTTTAGGTTTTTATGGTGTTGCTAAACTTAAAACAATGTTCAAAGTTGATGACTCTTTAGACGCATTTTGGATTCACGGACTTGTTGGTATATGGGGTTCAGTTGCAACTGCTATATTTATAGCTGACTATGCTATGCCTGAAAACTACAACATGGGTTCTCAGTTAGTATCTCAGTTTAGTGCAATTGGTCTTACAATTGTATATAGTGCTATTGTTACTGCGATTGTATTCTTTATTGCTTCTGCGATTACTGGTGGTGGCAGAGTTGATGAAGAGACTGAAAGCCGTGGTCTTGATGAAACAGTACATGGTGAAAAGGCTATAAACCTATAACACTAAATCTAACTCCCTTTGGGAGTAGAAATTTTTTTAGGTAGTTGCTTAAAACAATAAAAATAGCTAAAATGCTAAAATTAAATTGGAGAGATATTATGAAAAGAGTAGAAGCGGTTATTAAACCATTCAAATTAGAAGATGTTAAAGATGCACTTGCAGAAATCGGGATTACTGGTATGACTGTTAGTGAAGTTAAAGGTTATGGTCGTCAAAAAGGTCATAGTGAACTTTACCGTGGTGCTGAATATGTTGTAGACTTTTTACCAAAGATTAAAATGGAAATGGTAGTAACTGATGAAATGGTTGAACAGGTAACTAGTACTATAGTTGAAGCAGCAAGAACTGGAAAAATTGGTGATGGTAAGATTTTTGTTAGTGATATAGAACAAATTATTCGTATACGTACAGGTGAAACTGATAACGAAGCGGTTTAGTTCAAGCCAAACTGATTAAAATTTAATCAGTTTAAGAAAATACTGCACTTTTTTTAAGATATAATTGCCCCTTTTACTTTCCAAAGGGGTATATATATGTTA
Protein-coding regions in this window:
- a CDS encoding ammonium transporter; protein product: MKRFYLALLALPTLVFAEDTLSSGDTAWMLVATAFVMLMTPAGLALFYGGLTRSKNVLNTIGMSLGAYAVGTLVWVIVGYSIAFGDGDIIGTGKVMLSGITSSSLTGTIPELLFVAFQGTFAAIAVAIASGSMIERVKFSTFMIFAALWIVAVYAPVTHWAWGGGTTLNFGEMDFAGGTVVHLNAGVAGFVVAMILGRRKDYGKAAIKPFSPVLVVLGAALLWFGWFGFNAGSEVAADGTAASAFLVTNVAASLGVIGWIAVEWLVYKKATLVGGASGAVAGLVAITPASGSAGVEGAIIIGLIGGALGFYGVAKLKTMFKVDDSLDAFWIHGLVGIWGSVATAIFIADYAMPENYNMGSQLVSQFSAIGLTIVYSAIVTAIVFFIASAITGGGRVDEETESRGLDETVHGEKAINL
- a CDS encoding P-II family nitrogen regulator translates to MKRVEAVIKPFKLEDVKDALAEIGITGMTVSEVKGYGRQKGHSELYRGAEYVVDFLPKIKMEMVVTDEMVEQVTSTIVEAARTGKIGDGKIFVSDIEQIIRIRTGETDNEAV
- a CDS encoding aspartate-semialdehyde dehydrogenase, translated to MSRKYNVAVVGANGAVGEEILTILQEIDFPLNKLVPLASERSAGNTVLFNGREVVIKELTNDVFKDEEIDIALFSAGGSVSAEFAPDAVKAGAVVIDNTSHFRMDANVPLVVPEVNPEDIAKWKDTGIIANPNCSTIQMVQVLKPLDEAYNLLRVDASTYQATSGGGKVAMEELVTQMQDFFAFKLSDSKHKAFPHQIALNVIPQIDVFMENGYTKEEMKMVNETTKIMHKKIPLSATCVRVPTLRGHAESLTLTFACDVDADEVREILSKAPNIVILDNPAESLYPMPATCVDMNETFVGRIRNDNFAKNMIHMFIVADNLRVGAATNAVRIAQKWVEMEGEE
- the gyrA gene encoding DNA gyrase subunit A, which encodes MGDLLNNDEIQTINIEETLQNSYLDYSMSVIVGRALPDVRDGLKPVHRRILYAMDKLNLSHGAKFKKSARIVGDVIGQYHPHGDTAVYDALVRMAQDFSMRMQLVDGQGNFGSVDGDSAAAMRYTEARMTKYAGELLKDLEKNTVNMIDNYDGTTKEPDVMPTRVPNLLINGSSGIAVGMATNIPPHNPREILTGLKALLANPDISLVELMEFIKAPDFPTGGIIFGKKGIMDAYETGRGRIKVRAKTHIEQKSKKEVIVIDELPYQVNKARLIENIANLVKDKMIEGVSEVRDESDRDGMRVVIELKRDAMSEIVLNNLFKQTSMQTTFGIIMLSILNQEPRIFGIITILKHFINHRKTIIIRRTIFDLEKAKARAHILEGLKKAISIIEDVIRVIRASKNEELAKENLVSEFDFSDIQAASIVAMRLGRLTGLEIEKIENELLELMTLIEYLESILRSEEVLHSIIAEEFDEVLDTYGSNERRTEIEDDYDDIDIEDLIPNEPMVVTITHRGYIKRVPLTLYEKQKRGGKGKTAVTTYEDDFIERFFTCNTHDTLLFVTDRGQLHWLKVYKIPEGSRIAKGKAVVNLLNLMADERIRSIIPTTDFSEDKGLVFFTQKGVVKRTNLSEFSNIRSNGVRAIVLDEDDALITAKIADQSIKYLFIMTKLAQCIKFDIEKTREQGRSTRGVRGIKFKHPEDEVIDANIIANDEQEILIVAEKGIGKRTDAGEYRLTNRGGSGVIAMKMTSKTGKYVVGCLMVDESMDMMALTKAGKMIRVDMQTISKSSRNTSGVYIVKGDDVANVSRCPKQPIDDDEDDELIPPTILEVE
- a CDS encoding LPP20 family lipoprotein, which translates into the protein MKYSLLLAAFLSASSLVAQTPSAPQTIGNFDKINSLETQVSGIDTKVSSVETQVSGIDTKVTSVEEKLASIESDMANMKTSKKPVKEAEETLSEGSDVLISVTGQGVAPMDTSSPAQAYALAKRAATADAYRLIAEKVKGVRIDGQDLIKNMMVKRSTVRTSVQAMVRNANVVETTFKEGLCEVEMEIVLSHAQFAH
- a CDS encoding sigma-54-dependent transcriptional regulator — its product is MKIAIVEDDINMRKSLEIAMSDYEEFEIITFKNAVDALKKLDASFDLIITDINMPKMDGIEFVKELNGKYEVIIMTGNATLTRAIESIQLGVKDFLLKPFDVDTLVAAIRREDQIQKVQKSVPKTKTSTNTNGFLGTSKALEGVINIANKACKTDASILLLGQSGVGKEVFASYIHNNSPRAKKPFIAINMAAIPENLIESELFGFEKGAFTDAGEAKAGQFELANGGTLFLDEIAEMPYGVQAKLLRAIQEKEVRRLGSAKSIKIDIRIVSATNANLGDKIKDGEFREDLYYRLNTIPIRIPPLKDRKDEILQIADAMTEINCKKYGFDLKTFSQDAQEQLLAYNWPGNIRELISVVERAVILSEGQEITAEELFLQNKIN